AGGCCTTGGCGAAGTGCCCCTCGGCCTCCGTGAACGCCTTCTTCTTGAGCGCGATGTCCGCCATGGTGCGCAGCTTCTTGGCCTCGAGCTGCGCCTCGCCCGACACGTCTCGCGCTCCGCCGGACTTGGTCGCCATCGGCGTGGGCGGCCGGGCCAGCTTCTTCATGTACTCCGAGCGGGCCTGGTCGTTGGTGAGCGTGTCGTACGACTCGCGAATGGCCGCGAAGACCTCGCGGGTCTTGTCGGAGAGGTGCCCCAGCGACGGCGGAAGCTTATCCGGGTGGAAGCGCTTGGCCAGCTCCATGAACGCCGCCTTGGCGCCCTGGGCGTTGGTGTTCTTGCTGATCCCCAGCCGCGCGAAGTGATCCTCGGTCTTGATCCGCGCGTAGCGGGCCTCGATGTCCTTGCCCAGCGCGGCCTCGTCGCCCGTGGCCGCCGGCGGCGCGGCCTTGATCGACTCCATCGTGTTGCCCGCGGGCGGAACGCTCGGGGCAGGCGCCGGCGCTGGCGGCGGCTCGAAGGGGCTGGAGCTGGCGCTGCCGCCGGAGCTCGGAAGGATGCCCGTGTTCTGCATGCCCAGGCGGCGCAGCCTCGCCCGGCGGGCGCGGGCCTCTTCGTCGTTACCCATGTCGTCCCCCACGGGGTCGTCCCAGATCGACTCCACATCGGCCGGGCTCACGTTGCTGCCCGCTGTGCCGAGCGAGTCGAAGGTGAACTCGAACTTGTCGGGCGGCCGCGCCGGGCTCTTCGACGTCGGCCGCGCCGGGCTGGTCGACCCCGGCCGAGCCGCATTGGCCGAAGGCGGCCGGGCCGCACCCGTCGACGTCGGCCGCGCCGTCACCGCAGGCTTGCTCGGCTCGGTGATGGGCCGCGCGCCCGTCGAGGTGGGCCGCGCGTTCGTGAGCGGAATGGGCCCACCCTTCGACGTCGGCCGCGGATTGGTGAGCAGGATGGGCGCGCCCGTCGAGCCCGGCTTGGGCTTGGCGGCCGCCGGACGCACCGCCGCAGCGCCCGAGGGCGGCCGGGTGGTGGGGCGGGGCGGCGGCTTCAGCGAGGCGGTGAGCAGCGATTCGAGATCGCTGGTGAGGCCGTCGCGGAGCTCGCGCTGCAGGCTCTCCTCGAGGTTCGCTGGCCCCTGCTCGTCGATGGTGG
The sequence above is a segment of the Deltaproteobacteria bacterium genome. Coding sequences within it:
- a CDS encoding DnaJ domain-containing protein; the encoded protein is MLAARKNVEVRLAGQRDEAKKRAQRELEKAGGARPKTFSNEEAQREIQRRFEEQAKAWLREEQTSEPTTIDEQGPANLEESLQRELRDGLTSDLESLLTASLKPPPRPTTRPPSGAAAVRPAAAKPKPGSTGAPILLTNPRPTSKGGPIPLTNARPTSTGARPITEPSKPAVTARPTSTGAARPPSANAARPGSTSPARPTSKSPARPPDKFEFTFDSLGTAGSNVSPADVESIWDDPVGDDMGNDEEARARRARLRRLGMQNTGILPSSGGSASSSPFEPPPAPAPAPSVPPAGNTMESIKAAPPAATGDEAALGKDIEARYARIKTEDHFARLGISKNTNAQGAKAAFMELAKRFHPDKLPPSLGHLSDKTREVFAAIRESYDTLTNDQARSEYMKKLARPPTPMATKSGGARDVSGEAQLEAKKLRTMADIALKKKAFTEAEGHFAKAYEIEQHANDLAAQAWCIYLDPARKKETGIIDRLLKQAFAKDAACERAHYVSGVIARAANDMDKAEMHFRAAVKANPNNQDAALELRVIERRKQKGGETPPPTKKKGFFGL